A genomic segment from Sphingopyxis sp. DBS4 encodes:
- a CDS encoding OmpA family protein gives MTHPLPLSLRQLFLIPLLALLAACQSVPPPARGFSPEQVAALQAEGFVETGDDWMLTINERLLFGVNESALKSEQVERLGELARHLVAVGIPTARIEGHTDSTGAAAYNQALSEARAQSVAAPLQANGMRFTADQIIGRGETIPLSSNATPEGRQDNRRVVLIVSPAE, from the coding sequence GTGACCCACCCCCTGCCCCTTTCGCTCCGGCAGCTTTTCCTGATCCCGCTTCTGGCGCTGCTCGCGGCGTGCCAGAGCGTGCCACCGCCAGCCAGGGGGTTCAGTCCCGAACAGGTCGCCGCGCTCCAGGCCGAAGGCTTTGTCGAAACCGGCGACGACTGGATGCTCACCATCAACGAACGGCTGCTTTTCGGCGTCAACGAGAGCGCCCTGAAGTCCGAGCAGGTCGAGCGGCTGGGCGAACTCGCGCGCCACCTCGTCGCGGTCGGCATCCCGACGGCGCGCATCGAAGGCCACACCGATTCGACCGGCGCCGCTGCCTACAACCAGGCCCTGTCGGAAGCGCGCGCGCAAAGCGTCGCGGCGCCGCTGCAGGCGAACGGCATGCGCTTCACCGCCGATCAGATCATCGGCCGCGGCGAGACGATCCCGCTTTCGTCCAACGCCACGCCCGAGGGCCGGCAGGACAATCGCCGCGTCGTGCTGATCGTTTCGCCCGCCGAATAA
- the aqpZ gene encoding aquaporin Z: protein MTNMQKGLAEFIGTFWLVFGGCGSAVLAAGFPDLGIGFLGVALAFGLTVLTMAYAIGHISGCHLNPAVTVGLWAGGRFAARDIPLYVVAQVLGAIVAAFLLYYVAQGSPTYDIAKGLAANGFGDGSPGHYDVWSALIIEMVLTAFFVWIIMGSTDGRAPAGFAPIAIGLALTLIHLISIPVTNTSVNPARSTGPALVVGGLAFQQLWLFWVAPLIGGAAGGWLYKTLGADSFPKPNIEGE, encoded by the coding sequence ATGACGAACATGCAAAAGGGTCTGGCCGAGTTCATCGGCACATTCTGGCTCGTCTTCGGCGGTTGCGGCAGCGCGGTTCTCGCGGCCGGTTTTCCCGACCTTGGTATCGGCTTTCTCGGCGTCGCGCTGGCCTTCGGCTTGACGGTGCTCACCATGGCCTATGCGATCGGCCATATTTCGGGCTGCCACCTCAATCCGGCGGTGACGGTCGGCTTGTGGGCGGGCGGGCGTTTCGCGGCGCGCGACATTCCGCTCTATGTCGTCGCGCAGGTGCTGGGCGCGATCGTCGCGGCCTTTCTGCTTTACTATGTCGCGCAGGGCAGCCCGACCTACGACATCGCGAAGGGGCTGGCGGCGAACGGCTTCGGCGACGGGTCGCCCGGCCATTACGACGTCTGGTCGGCGCTGATCATCGAGATGGTGCTGACCGCCTTCTTCGTGTGGATCATCATGGGATCGACCGACGGGCGCGCGCCCGCGGGCTTCGCGCCGATCGCGATCGGCCTCGCGCTGACCTTGATCCACCTCATCTCGATCCCGGTCACCAACACCTCGGTCAACCCGGCGCGCAGCACTGGTCCGGCGCTCGTCGTCGGCGGGCTCGCGTTCCAGCAGCTCTGGCTCTTCTGGGTGGCGCCGCTGATCGGCGGGGCCGCCGGTGGCTGGCTCTACAAGACGCTGGGCGCCGACAGCTTTCCCAAGCCCAATATCGAGGGCGAATAA
- a CDS encoding diguanylate cyclase domain-containing protein — protein sequence MTARPPEREGARTTLQKLLSRFHFGITLFAVALSGITILLAGITTLRSYADHNIELAAQLGAYGAEPALVFNDPQAAREGLEPLMRLPGIARLRLLDDRGRPLYQWTSPLGDPAPLLTRLFFPRPFAATVQRNGSVIGHIEVWGDSSTLIDYVRIGALAGLGCLLVTALGTIILARRFEYELVKPLGEIATVAHDVRLHRRFDKRVQSLGIVELDRLGGDINALLDELQGWQGTMESEKALLAHRASHDMLTAMPNRAAFDEQLRQRIHTAQSKNQRFALLFIDADNFKAANDNHGHAAGDAVLVALSERIKDTLRKEDFAARIGGDEFIVIIDPLDDAIDPGELADRIRTGASQPIALPGDQHYRLSISIGAAVYPDDGTDARTLLTAADAAMYADKLVKRPT from the coding sequence ATGACCGCCCGCCCGCCCGAACGCGAAGGCGCGCGAACGACGCTGCAAAAGCTGCTGTCGCGCTTTCATTTCGGCATCACCCTCTTCGCCGTCGCCTTGTCGGGAATCACGATCCTGCTGGCCGGGATCACGACGCTGCGCAGCTATGCCGACCACAATATCGAACTCGCAGCCCAACTCGGCGCCTATGGCGCCGAACCCGCGCTGGTGTTCAACGATCCGCAGGCGGCGCGCGAGGGGCTCGAACCGCTGATGCGGCTTCCCGGCATCGCGCGGCTCCGGCTTCTCGACGATCGCGGGCGCCCGCTCTACCAATGGACGTCGCCGCTCGGCGACCCGGCGCCGCTCCTGACCCGTCTTTTTTTTCCGCGCCCCTTCGCGGCCACGGTTCAGCGCAACGGATCGGTGATCGGACACATCGAGGTCTGGGGCGACAGCTCGACACTGATCGACTATGTCCGCATCGGCGCGCTCGCCGGCCTCGGCTGCCTGCTCGTCACCGCATTGGGCACGATCATCCTCGCGCGCCGTTTCGAATATGAACTGGTGAAGCCGCTGGGCGAGATCGCCACCGTGGCCCACGATGTCCGCCTCCACCGTCGCTTCGACAAACGCGTCCAGTCGCTGGGGATCGTCGAGCTCGACCGGCTGGGCGGGGATATCAATGCGCTGCTCGACGAATTGCAGGGCTGGCAGGGCACGATGGAAAGCGAGAAGGCGCTGCTCGCGCACCGCGCCTCGCACGACATGCTGACCGCGATGCCCAATCGCGCGGCCTTCGACGAACAGTTGCGGCAGCGCATCCACACCGCCCAGTCAAAGAACCAGCGTTTCGCGCTGCTGTTCATCGATGCCGACAATTTCAAGGCGGCGAACGACAATCACGGTCACGCGGCAGGCGACGCGGTGCTGGTCGCATTGTCGGAGCGGATCAAGGACACGCTGCGCAAGGAGGATTTCGCGGCACGGATCGGCGGCGACGAATTCATCGTCATCATCGACCCGCTCGACGACGCGATCGATCCCGGCGAACTCGCCGATCGCATCCGCACCGGCGCGTCGCAGCCGATCGCGCTGCCCGGCGACCAGCACTATCGGCTAAGCATCAGCATCGGCGCGGCCGTCTATCCCGACGACGGTACCGACGCGCGAACCCTGCTGACCGCTGCCGACGCCGCCATGTACGCCGACAAGCTCGTCAAGCGCCCCACTTGA
- a CDS encoding M48 family metallopeptidase, translating to MRSLPLVVPILLGFLLATPLRAAGAQPSPYAELAALEARVAAIGFRLTTANAAWCPAVQPQFGWIWGDPRLYDEAHRAEALAAYRAADVDAPYIAAIAPGSPGDRAGLHVGAPVLTINGIAVPAGESADPFARIAAVETLLAALPPRGMVEISGAAGTKTAVAPVTGCASDFRVDARDRPEGAADGRLIVISGGLVQFATNDDELAAAVAHELAHNILRHRARLDAAGVDRGLGKQFGRSARLFKQTEVEADRLSAWLLAGAGYDPHAAIRFWTRFGQRAGRPLFQAGTHPRWRDRVASIEAEVQAIDAARAAGRPLDPPLIADPPPLE from the coding sequence ATGCGGTCGCTGCCTCTCGTCGTCCCGATCCTGCTCGGCTTCCTGCTGGCGACGCCGCTGCGCGCGGCGGGCGCCCAACCGTCGCCTTATGCCGAGCTTGCTGCGCTCGAAGCGCGCGTCGCGGCCATCGGCTTTCGCCTGACCACCGCGAATGCCGCCTGGTGCCCCGCGGTGCAGCCGCAGTTCGGATGGATCTGGGGCGACCCGCGCCTCTACGACGAAGCGCACCGTGCCGAAGCGCTCGCCGCCTATCGTGCGGCCGATGTCGACGCGCCCTATATCGCGGCGATCGCGCCGGGATCGCCCGGCGATCGCGCCGGACTGCACGTTGGCGCGCCGGTGCTGACAATCAACGGCATCGCCGTTCCGGCGGGCGAAAGCGCCGACCCCTTCGCGCGCATCGCCGCGGTCGAGACGCTGCTTGCAGCGCTGCCGCCGCGCGGCATGGTGGAGATTTCGGGCGCGGCGGGCACGAAGACCGCAGTCGCCCCCGTCACCGGCTGCGCGAGCGATTTCCGGGTCGATGCCCGCGACCGGCCCGAGGGCGCCGCCGATGGCCGACTGATCGTGATCAGCGGCGGCCTGGTCCAATTCGCGACCAACGACGATGAACTCGCCGCCGCGGTCGCGCACGAGCTCGCGCACAATATCCTCCGTCACCGCGCGCGCCTCGATGCCGCGGGGGTCGATCGCGGGCTCGGCAAACAGTTCGGGCGCAGCGCCCGGCTGTTCAAGCAGACCGAGGTCGAGGCCGATCGGCTGTCGGCGTGGCTGCTCGCGGGCGCGGGCTATGATCCGCATGCGGCGATCCGTTTCTGGACCCGCTTCGGCCAGCGCGCCGGACGCCCCCTGTTTCAGGCCGGCACCCATCCGCGCTGGCGCGACCGGGTCGCGTCGATCGAGGCCGAAGTGCAAGCGATCGATGCCGCGCGTGCTGCCGGACGGCCGCTCGATCCGCCGTTGATCGCCGACCCACCGCCCTTGGAATAG
- a CDS encoding S24 family peptidase: MTIFDLDPRAALDRLLTERGIDYAQLSARIGRNPAYIQQYIKRGTPRRLAEEDRARIAAYLGVSEALLGGPERRVATPARPRGGDMVLVPKLAIGASAGPGASIDGEPVEGQVAFDPKWLRDLGADPRALSIIRVEGDSMAPTLNDGDDILVDGGDAAARLRDGIYVLRMDDVLMVKRVARAPGPGRISVISDNPQYRSWDDLPMTAVRLVGRVVWTGRRVR, from the coding sequence TTGACCATATTCGACCTCGATCCCCGCGCGGCACTCGACCGGCTCCTGACCGAGAGAGGCATCGACTATGCCCAGCTATCGGCGCGCATCGGGCGCAATCCCGCCTATATCCAGCAATATATCAAGCGCGGCACGCCGCGGCGGCTGGCCGAGGAGGATCGCGCGCGCATCGCCGCCTATCTCGGCGTGTCCGAAGCCCTGCTCGGCGGGCCCGAGCGGCGCGTCGCCACGCCCGCCCGGCCGCGCGGGGGCGACATGGTGCTGGTGCCCAAGCTCGCGATCGGCGCATCGGCGGGGCCGGGCGCCAGCATCGACGGCGAACCCGTCGAGGGGCAGGTCGCCTTCGATCCCAAATGGCTGCGCGATCTCGGCGCCGATCCGCGCGCGCTCAGCATCATTCGGGTCGAGGGCGATTCGATGGCGCCGACGCTGAACGATGGCGACGATATATTGGTCGACGGCGGCGATGCCGCGGCGCGGCTGCGTGACGGCATCTATGTCCTGCGCATGGACGATGTGCTGATGGTGAAGCGCGTCGCGCGTGCGCCGGGGCCGGGACGGATTTCGGTGATCAGCGACAACCCGCAATATCGGAGCTGGGACGATCTGCCGATGACGGCGGTGCGGCTGGTCGGCCGGGTCGTGTGGACGGGGCGGCGGGTGCGCTGA
- a CDS encoding YfiR family protein produces MLVSLLLIGSSLTTPQMAVQAASQTIVENSAEGITNGVNRILGGIISYARWPAAASPAPRDLCLVGAPRLTGRIAPIVPGGQAVTVRRTTAAGATSGGCDIIFLGHMPIADRQRLIGWVRGRPVLTITDDDPDCSFGAMFCLSGRTSKISFSVNLDAIGRGPLRIDPRVLKIGSDDGTAR; encoded by the coding sequence GTGCTGGTTTCGCTTCTTCTGATCGGATCGTCGCTCACGACACCGCAGATGGCGGTTCAGGCCGCCAGCCAGACGATCGTCGAAAACAGCGCCGAAGGCATTACCAACGGTGTCAACCGCATTCTCGGCGGCATCATCAGCTATGCGCGCTGGCCGGCGGCGGCGTCCCCCGCACCGCGTGACCTGTGCCTCGTCGGTGCGCCGCGCCTCACAGGCCGCATCGCGCCCATCGTTCCGGGCGGGCAGGCGGTCACGGTGCGCCGCACCACGGCAGCAGGGGCGACCAGCGGCGGCTGCGACATCATCTTTCTCGGTCATATGCCTATTGCCGACCGCCAGCGGCTGATCGGCTGGGTGCGCGGCCGTCCGGTGCTGACGATCACCGACGACGACCCGGATTGCAGCTTCGGCGCCATGTTCTGCCTGAGCGGCCGCACGTCGAAGATCAGCTTTTCGGTCAATCTCGACGCCATCGGCCGCGGTCCGCTACGCATCGATCCGCGCGTGCTGAAAATCGGCAGCGACGACGGAACGGCCCGATGA
- a CDS encoding TIGR04063 family PEP-CTERM/XrtA system glycosyltransferase: MTHTPRILHVLDHSLPAHSGYTFRTRALMKAQIAKGWEVAGVTGVRHPNPGADVETVDGLTFYRTPPIAPVRSPIREWREIAALAARTEALARDWKPDLLHAHSPVLDGLAALRAGKRLGIPVLYEIRAFWEDAAVGNGTGREGSARYRLTRMLESHAVKSADAVAVICEGLRGDLIARGVDPEKIIVSPNGVDLDLFGSPLPREDGLAATLGIAASDAVIGFIGSFYDYEGIDDLIAAMPALVAAQPGARLLLVGGGPMETALKAQAAASPVADRIHFVGRVPHEAVELYYSLIDILAYPRKKMRLTDLVTPLKPLEAMAQGKLVAASDVGGHRELIEDGVTGTLFAPDDPAAIAAALSGLLERRDLWDERRRTARIFVETHRNWSSNILRYEPVYHRLLSAAA, encoded by the coding sequence ATGACCCACACGCCCCGCATTCTTCACGTCCTCGATCATAGCCTGCCCGCGCATAGCGGCTACACCTTTCGCACGCGCGCGCTGATGAAGGCGCAGATCGCAAAGGGCTGGGAGGTTGCGGGGGTCACCGGGGTGCGGCATCCGAACCCCGGCGCGGATGTCGAGACCGTCGACGGGCTGACCTTTTATCGCACGCCGCCGATCGCGCCCGTCCGCTCGCCGATCCGCGAATGGCGCGAGATCGCGGCGCTGGCGGCGCGCACCGAAGCGCTGGCGCGGGACTGGAAGCCCGACTTGCTTCACGCGCATTCGCCGGTGCTCGACGGGCTCGCGGCGCTGCGCGCGGGCAAGCGGCTCGGCATTCCGGTCCTCTATGAAATCCGCGCTTTCTGGGAGGATGCGGCGGTTGGCAACGGCACCGGGCGCGAGGGAAGCGCGCGCTATCGGCTGACGCGGATGCTCGAAAGCCATGCGGTCAAGTCGGCGGATGCGGTCGCGGTGATCTGCGAAGGGCTGCGCGGCGACCTGATCGCGCGCGGCGTCGACCCGGAAAAGATCATCGTGTCGCCCAACGGCGTCGACCTCGATCTGTTCGGCAGCCCGCTGCCGCGCGAGGACGGGCTGGCGGCGACGCTCGGCATCGCCGCGAGCGACGCGGTGATCGGCTTCATCGGCAGCTTCTACGACTATGAAGGGATCGACGACCTGATCGCCGCGATGCCGGCGCTCGTCGCCGCGCAGCCGGGTGCGCGGCTGCTGCTCGTCGGCGGAGGGCCGATGGAGACGGCGCTGAAGGCGCAGGCGGCCGCGTCGCCGGTGGCCGACCGGATCCATTTCGTCGGCCGCGTTCCGCACGAAGCGGTCGAGCTTTACTATTCGCTGATCGACATCCTCGCCTATCCGCGCAAGAAGATGCGGCTCACCGATCTCGTCACGCCGCTGAAACCGCTCGAGGCGATGGCGCAGGGCAAGCTCGTCGCTGCGTCCGACGTCGGCGGGCACCGCGAACTGATCGAGGATGGGGTGACGGGGACGCTGTTTGCGCCCGACGATCCGGCGGCGATCGCCGCGGCGCTGTCGGGCTTGCTCGAACGGCGTGACCTGTGGGACGAAAGACGGCGGACGGCGCGTATTTTCGTCGAGACGCATCGTAACTGGTCGTCAAACATTTTGCGTTACGAGCCGGTTTACCACCGCCTGCTCAGCGCCGCCGCGTGA
- the galU gene encoding UTP--glucose-1-phosphate uridylyltransferase GalU — MKPIRKAVFPVAGLGTRFLPATKAIPKEMLPVVDRPLIQYAVDEAREAGIEQMIFVTGRGKSAIEDHFDIAFELEKTMSERGKDLSVLAPTRLGPGNCAYVRQQEPMGLGHAIWCARDIVGDEPFAIFLPDEFMHGSPGCMKQMVDAYAEVGGNLISVLEVPHEQVSSYGVIAPGKADGALTEVTGLVEKPPVDQAPSNLIISGRYILQPEVMRVLEHQEKGAGGEIQLTDAMAAMIGRQPFHAVTFDGARYDCGSKAGYIQANLAVALERPDMADEVRAFAIDLLK, encoded by the coding sequence ATGAAACCGATCCGCAAAGCCGTCTTTCCCGTCGCCGGCCTCGGCACCCGCTTCCTTCCCGCCACCAAGGCGATCCCGAAGGAGATGCTGCCGGTGGTCGACCGGCCGCTGATCCAATATGCCGTCGACGAAGCGCGCGAGGCGGGGATAGAGCAGATGATCTTCGTCACCGGGCGCGGCAAGAGCGCGATCGAGGATCATTTCGACATCGCCTTCGAGCTCGAAAAGACGATGTCGGAACGCGGCAAGGATCTGTCGGTGCTCGCCCCGACGCGGCTCGGCCCCGGCAATTGCGCCTATGTCCGCCAGCAGGAACCGATGGGGCTCGGCCATGCCATATGGTGCGCGCGCGACATCGTCGGCGACGAGCCCTTCGCCATCTTCCTCCCCGACGAGTTCATGCACGGTTCGCCGGGTTGCATGAAACAGATGGTGGATGCCTATGCCGAAGTGGGCGGCAATCTGATTTCGGTGCTCGAGGTGCCGCACGAGCAGGTGTCCAGCTATGGCGTCATTGCGCCGGGCAAGGCCGACGGCGCGCTGACCGAGGTCACCGGCCTCGTCGAAAAGCCGCCCGTCGACCAAGCGCCATCGAACCTGATCATCTCGGGCCGTTACATCCTCCAGCCGGAGGTGATGCGCGTGCTCGAACATCAGGAAAAGGGTGCGGGCGGCGAGATCCAGCTCACCGACGCGATGGCGGCGATGATCGGCCGCCAGCCGTTCCACGCGGTGACCTTCGACGGCGCGCGCTACGACTGCGGATCCAAAGCCGGCTATATTCAGGCCAATCTGGCGGTCGCGCTCGAACGGCCCGACATGGCGGACGAGGTCCGCGCCTTCGCGATCGACCTTCTGAAATAG
- the msrA gene encoding peptide-methionine (S)-S-oxide reductase MsrA, producing the protein MTSDTAILAGGCFWCTEAVFQSLDGVAGVESGYIGGTLANPTYKQVCGGDTGHAEAIRISYNPAVISYGDLLDVFFATHDPTQLNRQGNDIGTQYRSAIFPLDEAQEAAARDGIARAAADRPAPIVTTIEPASTWYPAEDYHQAYWEGEGQRNPYCIASIPPKLAKLRKGFAERVRAN; encoded by the coding sequence ATGACGAGTGACACCGCAATTCTGGCCGGCGGCTGTTTCTGGTGCACCGAAGCCGTGTTCCAGTCGCTCGACGGCGTCGCGGGCGTCGAAAGCGGCTATATCGGCGGCACCCTCGCCAACCCGACCTACAAGCAGGTGTGCGGCGGCGACACCGGCCATGCCGAGGCGATCCGCATCAGCTACAACCCTGCGGTGATTTCCTATGGCGACCTGCTCGACGTCTTCTTCGCGACGCACGACCCGACGCAGCTCAATCGCCAGGGCAACGACATCGGCACCCAGTATCGCAGCGCGATCTTCCCGCTGGACGAAGCGCAGGAAGCCGCGGCGCGCGACGGTATCGCGCGCGCTGCCGCCGATCGGCCCGCTCCTATCGTCACGACGATCGAGCCTGCGTCGACATGGTATCCTGCCGAGGATTATCATCAGGCCTATTGGGAAGGCGAAGGCCAGCGCAATCCCTATTGTATCGCGTCGATTCCCCCCAAGCTCGCCAAATTGCGCAAAGGCTTTGCCGAGCGCGTGCGCGCGAACTGA